One Halolamina litorea genomic window carries:
- a CDS encoding PKD domain-containing protein: MTPSVRKHLRQTTAALAALLLVLSVLGPVGTVAAQPSVTVTQSADSTTVTPGDTVTLTADFVVSELNAPQLSATTPDGWEIESQSADGPVAYNDGTWTWLAGDEDGVNVSYTVEYTVSVPDDAEPGQYTIGLEGSALSPDDTETTDSASTTVTVEEPDTNSPPTADAGTDQTVNESTSVSLDASGSSDPDGDSLSYSWTQTGGPDVTLSDASTATPSFTAPAVDADDTLTFEVTVSDGEASDSDTVTVAVQNVPDEPENVAPTADAGADQTVDESTTVVLSGDASSDADGTIESYAWTQTGGPDVTLSDASSATPEFTAPDVDAETALTFELAVTDDDGATSTDTTTVTVQDTDTEEPPALETSVSLSPVDGETSVGGTTTFDLVIDSADGGVGAYSATVSLDDASVGSITNVDLLGSPAGQTTDIDIAADGSSVSIDAALMNTSDTGSVTVATVTVQGVSAGSTDLSTTVDALGNEQGASYTVTDTSGASLTVTEKSTSLSLSPTSDEISVDDTTTYDLVVDTADGGVGAYTATVSLDDASVAAITGVDLEGNPAEQTTNVDIAADGSSVTIDAALMDTADTGSVVIATITVEAENAGSTDLSVAASALGDEDGNNYGITGTNGASLTVTEVTVGDFANPVTDTDGDGQYEDINGDGTLDIVDVQALFANLDDDAVENNVEKFDFNDDGTVDIVDVQALFYELVSAS, encoded by the coding sequence ATGACCCCATCCGTACGCAAACACCTCAGACAGACGACCGCCGCGCTCGCGGCGCTGCTGCTCGTCCTCTCGGTCCTCGGGCCGGTCGGGACGGTCGCGGCCCAGCCGAGCGTCACGGTCACCCAGTCCGCGGACAGCACGACAGTCACCCCCGGCGACACGGTGACGCTGACGGCCGATTTCGTCGTCAGTGAACTCAACGCGCCGCAGTTGAGCGCGACGACCCCGGACGGCTGGGAGATCGAGTCCCAGTCGGCCGACGGTCCGGTCGCGTACAACGACGGCACCTGGACCTGGCTCGCCGGCGACGAGGACGGCGTCAACGTGAGCTACACCGTCGAGTACACGGTGAGCGTCCCCGACGACGCCGAACCCGGACAGTACACCATCGGTCTCGAAGGGTCGGCGCTGAGCCCTGACGACACCGAGACGACCGACAGCGCCAGCACGACCGTCACCGTCGAGGAACCGGACACGAACAGCCCGCCGACCGCCGACGCCGGCACGGACCAGACGGTCAACGAGAGCACGTCCGTCTCCCTCGACGCCAGCGGTTCGAGCGACCCGGACGGCGACAGCTTGAGCTACTCGTGGACCCAGACCGGCGGCCCCGACGTGACGCTCTCTGACGCCTCGACGGCGACGCCGAGTTTCACCGCCCCCGCGGTCGACGCCGACGACACGCTCACCTTCGAGGTGACCGTCTCCGACGGCGAGGCCAGCGACAGCGACACGGTGACCGTCGCCGTCCAGAACGTCCCGGATGAGCCCGAGAACGTGGCGCCGACCGCCGACGCTGGCGCCGACCAGACCGTCGACGAGTCGACGACCGTGGTGCTGTCCGGGGACGCGTCCTCGGACGCCGACGGCACCATCGAGAGCTACGCGTGGACCCAGACCGGCGGCCCCGACGTGACGCTCTCGGACGCCTCGTCGGCGACACCGGAGTTCACGGCGCCCGACGTGGACGCGGAGACCGCGCTCACCTTCGAACTCGCGGTCACGGACGACGACGGCGCGACCAGCACCGACACGACGACCGTCACCGTACAGGACACCGATACCGAGGAGCCGCCGGCGCTCGAGACATCGGTGAGCCTCTCCCCGGTGGACGGTGAGACGTCCGTCGGCGGCACGACGACGTTCGACCTCGTGATCGACAGCGCCGACGGCGGCGTCGGCGCCTACTCGGCGACGGTCTCGCTCGACGACGCGAGCGTCGGGTCGATCACGAACGTGGACCTGCTGGGGAGCCCGGCCGGCCAGACGACGGACATCGACATCGCCGCGGACGGCTCCTCGGTGAGCATCGACGCCGCGCTGATGAACACCTCCGACACCGGGAGCGTCACCGTCGCAACCGTCACCGTGCAGGGCGTGAGCGCCGGGTCGACCGACCTCTCGACGACCGTCGACGCGCTCGGGAACGAGCAGGGTGCCAGCTACACGGTCACCGACACGAGCGGCGCGTCGCTCACCGTGACCGAGAAGTCCACGTCGCTGAGCCTCTCGCCGACGAGCGACGAGATATCGGTCGACGACACGACCACGTACGATCTGGTCGTCGACACCGCCGACGGCGGTGTCGGTGCCTACACCGCGACGGTCTCGCTGGACGACGCGAGCGTGGCGGCCATCACCGGCGTCGACCTCGAAGGGAACCCGGCCGAACAGACGACCAACGTCGACATCGCCGCGGACGGCTCCTCGGTGACCATCGACGCCGCGCTGATGGACACGGCCGACACCGGGAGCGTGGTCATCGCGACCATCACGGTGGAGGCCGAGAACGCCGGGTCGACCGACCTCTCCGTCGCCGCCAGCGCCCTTGGCGACGAGGACGGCAACAACTACGGCATCACTGGCACCAACGGCGCCTCGCTCACCGTCACCGAGGTGACGGTCGGCGACTTCGCGAACCCGGTGACCGACACCGACGGCGACGGCCAGTACGAGGACATCAACGGCGACGGCACGCTCGACATCGTCGACGTACAGGCGCTGTTCGCGAACCTCGACGACGACGCCGTGGAGAACAACGTCGAGAAGTTCGACTTCAACGACGACGGCACGGTCGACATCGTCGACGTGCAAGCGCTGTTCTACGAGTTGGTCTCGGCCAGCTAA